In Paenibacillus protaetiae, the genomic stretch TCGGTATTCGGACGGCGGCCAACCGTAACAAGCAGGTAGTCTGCCGTTACTTTCTCTTCTTTATCGCCAACTTTGTAAGTGAGCGTTACGTCGTTGTCGGTTTGCTCAGCGCTTTGCGCCATTGCACCGGTAACGATATCTACGTTTGTGCCTTTCAGCTTCTTCACTACGATGGAAGACATGTCTTTGTCAAAGCCAGGCAGGATGGTGTCTCCGCCTTCGATTACAGTTACTTTCGTACCGAACTTGGAATACATTTGACCAAGCTCGATGCCGATATAACCGCCGCCGATAACGATCAGGCTTTTTGGCACTTCAGGCAAGGACAAGGCGCCGGTCGACGAGATGATGCGCCCTTTGAACGGGAATGCTTTCAGCTCGATTGGACGGGAACCGGTAGCGATGATGCAGTTTTTGAAACGGTAACGAGGAGCTTCCTGGTCGTTAAACACACGCGCTTCGTTCTCGTTAATGAACATTACTTCGCCGTTGAAGTATTGCACTTTGTTTGCTTTCAGCAAGGAAGCAACGCCGCCTGTCAGCTTTTTCACGACGCCGTTTTTAAACTCCTGCACTTTGGACCAGTTCACGGTTGCTCCGCTTGCTTCAATGCCAAATGCAGAAGCGTGGCCGATCGACTCGTACTGATGAGCTGCGGAGATGAGTGCTTTCGACGGAATGCAGCCAACGTTCAAGCAAACGCCGCCGACATTTTCTTTATCTACAACAAGCACGTTTTGACCCAGTTGAGCTGCGCGAATCGCAGCTACGTAACCGCCGGGGCCAGCACCAATGACTAAAGTATCGATATCCAGAGAAGCGTCTCCTACTACCATTACCTTACACCTCCATGATGAACAGCTCAGGTTGTGCCAGCAGCTGTTTAATATAGTTCATAAAGTTTTGTGCAGTTGCGCCGTCGATGAGACGGTGGTCAAAGCTGAGCGACAAGGCCATAACCGGAGCCGGAACGACTTCACCGTTCTTCACAACCGGTTTTTCCGAGATGCGGCCGGTCCCGAGGATCGCAACTTCAGGGAAGTTGATAACCGGCGTAAAGAACATGCCGCCTGCGGAACCAATGTTCGAAATCGAAATGGTGCTGCCTTTCAGTTCGTTAGCAGCAAGTTTGCCTTCGCGTCCGCGGACAGCCAGGTCACGAATGGAATCGGCAACCATCCAAATATTTTTGCGGTCCGCATCTTCGATAACCGGAACGATCAGGCCGTTGTCCGTATCGGTTGCGATACCGATGTTGTAATATTTGCGAAGCACGATTTCTTGGTTTGCTTCGTCAAGCGTAGCGTTCATGATCGGGAACTGGCGGCAAGCAGCCACAAGAGCCTTCACGATAAACGGCAGGTAGGTGAGCTTCGCGCCCTTTTTCTCTGCGTATGGTTTATATTTTGCACGCAATGCAACAAGCTCGGTTACGTCCACTTCGTCCATGATCGTAACATGAGGGGCTGTGTATACCGATTTAACCATTGCATTGGCGATCGCTTTGCGGATACCTTTGAACGGAACGCGTTCTTCCGGACGGTAAGGCGTTCCGGCTGCGACAGGAGCCGCTTTTGCTTCAGCCGCTGCAGGAGCTGCCGCAGCTGGCGCAGCCGTTTCAACTGCTGACGGAGCCGCTGCCGGTACAGCGCCGCCTGCGAAGCCGTCAACGTCTTCGCGCGTAATGCGGCCGTTTTTGCCGGAGCCGTTTACTTGCGTCAAGTCGATGTTTTTCTCGCGGGCATATTTGCGAACGCTTGGCGTAGCCAGCACAAGGCTGCCGGACGCTTGAGGCGCTGCGCCAACCGCTGCCGGTGCGGCAGCAGGAGCTGCAGCTTCAGGAGCCGCCGCCTGAGGCGCTTCTTCGGCCGGGGCAGCTTGCTCCGGAATATCGCCTTCCGCTTCGATTACCGCTACCACTTCGCCGACATGGCATACTTGGCCGTCCTTCACGCGGACTTCCAGCACCGTGCCGTTCACCGGACAAGGAACTTCGACAATCGCCTTGTCGTTCTGCACTTCCATAATGACATCTTCGTCCGTTACTTTATCGCCGGGCTTCACATGCACTTTGACGATTTCGCCTTCATGCAAACCTTCGCCCAGCTCAGGGAATAAATAATTAAATTTCGCCACCTGTTACGCACCCTCCTCGAAGTTGCGGTCCAGCCGGGACTAAACAGCGCAAGCAGCAGCCTGCCTTGTTATCCGGCTGTACCGAACTAGTACATTCTTTTAAAAAATTGCGTTCCGATTAAAACTCGAGAACTTTATGGACAGCTGCCGCTACGCGAGCAGGAGTTGGAAGCCATGTATCTTCGATCAGCGCAAACGGATAAACCGTATCCGGGCCGGCAACGCGAAGCACGGGCGCTTCAAGATGCAAAATCGCTTTTTCATTGATTTGCGCAATGACCTCGGCAGCTACGCCGGATGTTTTTTGCGCTTCTTGCACAACAATAGCACGGTTTGTTTTCTTGATCGACTCCACGATGGTGTCGATATCAAGCGGCAGCAAAGTGCGAAGGTCGATAACTTCCGCTTTGATGCCGGATTTTTCAAGCTCTTCCGCAGCCGCAACCGCAGTATGAACCATCATGCCGTAAGCGATGATCGTTACGTCGCTGCCTTCGCGGACAACGTTAGCTTTGCCGATTTCGATCGTGTATTCGCCTTCCGGAACTTCCGCTTTAAATTTACGGTACAAGTTCAAATGCTCCATGAAAAAGACCGGATCGTTGTCGCGAATCGCGGAAATCATCAAGCCTTTAGCATCATACGGATTCGAAGGCACGATAACTTTCATGCCCGGCGTTTGCAAAGCAAGGCCTTCCAGCGAGTCTGTATGCAGCTCGGCTGCTTTTACGCCGCCGCCAAAAGGCGTACGGAATACGATCGGCGCATTGTAGCGGCCGCCGGAACGGTAACGCATGCGCGCTGCTTGTACAAACATTTGGTCGAGCGCTTCATAAATAAAACCTACGAACTGGATTTCCGCAATCGGGCGGAATCCTTGCGTACCCATACCAACCGCAAGACCTGCGATTGCCGATTCTGCAAGCGGCGTATCAAATACGCGCTCTTCGCCGAATTCTTCCTGCAGTCCTTCCGTTACGCGGAATACACCGCCAACTTTACCAACGTCCTCACCGAAGATAAGCACGTTCGGATCTCGTTTCAATTCCACGCGCATTGCGTCGCGGATTGCTTCCAACATATTCATTTGTGCCATGATCGCTTTATCCTCCCTTACCGTCACGAATAATTATTGAAAATCAGCCTTCTGCTCTTCCAGATACGCCGGTGTCGTTTCAAACATCGAGTCGATCAAACCAGGAACCGTCATTTTTTCAGTCGCTTCCGCTTTTTTGATATGCTCGTTGACTGTTGCTTTCGCTTCTTCCTTCACGCGGTCCGTATCTTCTTCCGTCCAAAGGCCTTTTTTCTCCAAATATTTGCCGAAACGAATAAGAGGATCCTTCAGTGCCCATTCCGCTTCTTCGTCTTTCGTCCGGTATTTCGTTGCATCGTCGGACATGGAGTGCGGACGGAAACGGTATGTCAAAATCTCGATCAGCGTAGCGCCTTCGCCGTTGCGTGCGCGTTCGGCAGCATCGGATACCGCTTTGATAACAGCAAGTACGTCCATGCCGTCGACCTGTACGCCTTGAATGCCGGCAGCAACCGCTTTGTGCGCGATCGATTGCGCGCCGGTTTGCTTCTTGAACGGCGTCGTAATTGCATAGCCGTTGTTTTGTACGGCGAAAATAACCGGAAGCTTAAACGCGCCTGCGAAGTTAAGCGCTTCGTAGAAGTCGCCTTCGGAGGAACCGCCGTCGCCTGTATACGTAATGGCAACACGTTTCTCTCCCCGTTTCTTGAACGCCATTGCGATGCCTGTTGCATGCAGCACTTGCGCGCCGATAATGATCTGAGGCATCAGAACGTTGACATCAGCCGGGACTTGGCCGCCATGCTGATGGCCGCGGGAATACAGGAATGCTTGATAAAGCGGAAGACCATGCCATACCAGCTGCGGAATATCACGATAGCCAGGGCATACATAATCGTCTTTATTCAGGGCGTATTCGCTGCCCACCATGGAAGCTTCTTGACCGGATACCGGCGCATAGAAGCCCAGGCGGCCTTGGCGGCCCAGATTAACTGCGCGGTCATCCCAAGCGCGGGTAAATACCATACGGTACATAATTTCTTTTAATTGTTCATCAGATAGTGCCGGCAAAAAATCCGGATTAACAACATCACCATCGAGAGACAATACGGAAAGCGGAGTAACCGGATCCGCATGAACTACATGTGGCTGTTTGCTCATTGTGAACATTCACCTCGATCGATATTATTTGAATATTAGATTCCTCTGTTATAGAATTATTATAAACCTGTTTACCGAAAATGGTCAAAGCAAAAAACAAAAAAACCGCCGTTTTTTCGCTATTTTAGGCTATAACAACCTCGAATTGTATATGTAACAGGATATTCAAAACAGTATAACAGAATGGTACAATAGAACGCTTTCACAGTTTTGACATGCGATTTTATGCGCATTAAGCCTTTCTATTGTTTACCCACATCAAGAGCAATCCATTCAATGGGCGGAGGGAAAACGATGACGGATGAAAGATATTTAAAAAGGACGATTCTAAAAGAAACCATCACAAGCCGTTACTTGCCGGAAGGCGAACGCGCGCTGCGCATTTATTTGCCGCCGGGCTATAATGAATTGTTAAGCTATCCGGTTGTGTATTGCCAGGACGGCGAAGACTTTTTCAACTTCGGACGGATCGCAACGACCGCCAACCAGCTTATTTTAGATGAAGGCGTTGAACCGTTTATTATTGTAGGGATCGAAGTGAACAAAAAAGTAAGAACGGCGGAATATGCCCCGGACGGCGACAGGCATGACGATTACGTCACGTTTTTTGGCGAGGAGCTTGTCCCTTTCATCGAAAATAAATACCCGGTAAGGCGCGATCCCGAATACCGCTTGCTCGCCGGCGACTCGCTGGGCGCAACGGTGTCGTTCCATATTGCGCTTGCTTATCCCGAGCTGTTTACACGCGTGCTGTCGCTTTCCGGCGCTTACTTTGAACGGTCGCTCGAAATCATGGAAATTCCGCGCG encodes the following:
- the lpdA gene encoding dihydrolipoyl dehydrogenase — protein: MVVGDASLDIDTLVIGAGPGGYVAAIRAAQLGQNVLVVDKENVGGVCLNVGCIPSKALISAAHQYESIGHASAFGIEASGATVNWSKVQEFKNGVVKKLTGGVASLLKANKVQYFNGEVMFINENEARVFNDQEAPRYRFKNCIIATGSRPIELKAFPFKGRIISSTGALSLPEVPKSLIVIGGGYIGIELGQMYSKFGTKVTVIEGGDTILPGFDKDMSSIVVKKLKGTNVDIVTGAMAQSAEQTDNDVTLTYKVGDKEEKVTADYLLVTVGRRPNTDGELGLDLAGVKVSDRGLIEVDSQTRTSNPHIYAIGDVIAGPALAHKAMYEGRVAAEAIAGHPSVVDYKCIPAVCFSDPECASVGYTEKEAKDKGHNVKVGKFPFAINGRALSLNATEGFVKLVSDKDSGLVLGAQIIGNEASNMIAELGLAIEMGATLEDIALTIHAHPTLGEIVLDAAEVALGHPIHTVSK
- a CDS encoding dihydrolipoamide acetyltransferase family protein, whose translation is MAKFNYLFPELGEGLHEGEIVKVHVKPGDKVTDEDVIMEVQNDKAIVEVPCPVNGTVLEVRVKDGQVCHVGEVVAVIEAEGDIPEQAAPAEEAPQAAAPEAAAPAAAPAAVGAAPQASGSLVLATPSVRKYAREKNIDLTQVNGSGKNGRITREDVDGFAGGAVPAAAPSAVETAAPAAAAPAAAEAKAAPVAAGTPYRPEERVPFKGIRKAIANAMVKSVYTAPHVTIMDEVDVTELVALRAKYKPYAEKKGAKLTYLPFIVKALVAACRQFPIMNATLDEANQEIVLRKYYNIGIATDTDNGLIVPVIEDADRKNIWMVADSIRDLAVRGREGKLAANELKGSTISISNIGSAGGMFFTPVINFPEVAILGTGRISEKPVVKNGEVVPAPVMALSLSFDHRLIDGATAQNFMNYIKQLLAQPELFIMEV
- a CDS encoding alpha-ketoacid dehydrogenase subunit beta, whose product is MAQMNMLEAIRDAMRVELKRDPNVLIFGEDVGKVGGVFRVTEGLQEEFGEERVFDTPLAESAIAGLAVGMGTQGFRPIAEIQFVGFIYEALDQMFVQAARMRYRSGGRYNAPIVFRTPFGGGVKAAELHTDSLEGLALQTPGMKVIVPSNPYDAKGLMISAIRDNDPVFFMEHLNLYRKFKAEVPEGEYTIEIGKANVVREGSDVTIIAYGMMVHTAVAAAEELEKSGIKAEVIDLRTLLPLDIDTIVESIKKTNRAIVVQEAQKTSGVAAEVIAQINEKAILHLEAPVLRVAGPDTVYPFALIEDTWLPTPARVAAAVHKVLEF
- the pdhA gene encoding pyruvate dehydrogenase (acetyl-transferring) E1 component subunit alpha, translated to MSKQPHVVHADPVTPLSVLSLDGDVVNPDFLPALSDEQLKEIMYRMVFTRAWDDRAVNLGRQGRLGFYAPVSGQEASMVGSEYALNKDDYVCPGYRDIPQLVWHGLPLYQAFLYSRGHQHGGQVPADVNVLMPQIIIGAQVLHATGIAMAFKKRGEKRVAITYTGDGGSSEGDFYEALNFAGAFKLPVIFAVQNNGYAITTPFKKQTGAQSIAHKAVAAGIQGVQVDGMDVLAVIKAVSDAAERARNGEGATLIEILTYRFRPHSMSDDATKYRTKDEEAEWALKDPLIRFGKYLEKKGLWTEEDTDRVKEEAKATVNEHIKKAEATEKMTVPGLIDSMFETTPAYLEEQKADFQ
- a CDS encoding alpha/beta hydrolase yields the protein MTDERYLKRTILKETITSRYLPEGERALRIYLPPGYNELLSYPVVYCQDGEDFFNFGRIATTANQLILDEGVEPFIIVGIEVNKKVRTAEYAPDGDRHDDYVTFFGEELVPFIENKYPVRRDPEYRLLAGDSLGATVSFHIALAYPELFTRVLSLSGAYFERSLEIMEIPRDLTWLRIYMIVGLQETAYETTDRGVYNFVELNRSARKLLEGYGADVYYEEKDGQHQWGFWQKELPAALLYFLPRG